From the genome of Deinococcus arcticus:
GAGGCGGCGCTGAGACATTCTCTCAGCGCCGCTGTCCCTGCTTTCCTTCGACCTGGGCTAGCCCCGCACCACCTCCAGAATCTTCTGGCCGTACTTGCGCAGCCGCTCGGGGCCCATGCCGCGCACCGCCCGCAGGTCGGCCTCGGTGTAGGGCACGCGGCGGGCGATCTCGGCCAGGGTGGCGTTGCTGGCAACGATAAAGCGGCTGATCTCCTGGCGCTTGGCCTCGGCATTGCGCCACTCGCGCAGGCGGGCGTACACGGCGGCCTGCTCGTCGGTCAGGCCAGCGGCCGGGTCTTCCTTGCCGCCGGGCAGGTCGGGCGGCAGCATCACGGGGGCCGGTTCAGCGGCCGGCGCTGGCTGGGGTGCGGGGGCGGCGGGGCGCTCGTCGGCGCGGGCTGGCGGCGCGTGGCTGGCTGCCGGCGCTGTGTCCTGCTGCGCCTCGCCCAGGGCCGGGTCCTGGCCCCCCTCATCCAGATGATGCACGTCGGGCAGGCCAGCAGGCTGCTCGGGGGCGTCGGGGCCGCCGCTCACCGGGATGGGCAGCGGCGCGTGGGCCGGGGCGGGCGAGTCGCTGAACACGATTTCCGGTTCCCACACCTCTTCTGTCACCTCCTGTGCAGGTGGGGTGGGCAGCGGGGTCAGCGTGAGGTTGGGGACCGGCGCTTCAAAGGTCACGCGCTGGGGAGGCTCGCGGTCTGGTCCGGGCCGGTCTGACAGGGCCCGGTCTGGCGCCGGGCGGTCTGGCTGGGAACGGTCTGGGCGCTCGCCCTCCACCCGGTCCGGACGGTCCCGGTCGCCCCGGCGCAAGTCCCGGCCCCGGTCCTGGCCGCCGCGCCGCCCACCCCGGAAGTCCCGGCGCTCCGCGCTCTGGGCTTCGGGGCGCTCGCCATGGCGCGCCGGCTCGCGCCCCTGCGCGCGGTCTTCCTGGCCCTCCTGGCGACCCTCGGGGCGCAGCAGGGCCAGGGCGCGGCCCAGGTCTTCCAGGCCCGGGGTCAGCAGCACCCCGCCCGAGACACTGCGCGCGGCCAGCAGGACCCCGCCCAGGGGCGCGTTCGTGTCGGCCACGGCGTCCGGGGCCAGCAGCAGGGCCGTGGGGCCAGCCGTCTGCGCGGCGCCGCCCAGGCGCTCGGCCAGCGCCGAGGCCGTGCGGGCCGCGCGGGCCAGACGCAGGGGCAGGGTGGCCACGTCACGCAGGGCCAGCGCCACGTTCAGGTCGCTGGGGGGCGCGCCCACGGGGGCCCGGACCTCACCCGCACCAAACAGGGCGCACAGGGGCGCGTCGCCGTGGCCGGTGAGGGTCACGCTGTCGCGGTAGGTCACGTACGCGGCCCCGCGCGAGAACCACTCGCTGCCCGGGGCCAGTGTGGCGTCCACGATCACCGGCACCCCGGCCCGGCGGGCACGCTCCAGGTCCTCTGGGCCCGGCTCTAACAGCCACACGGCCTGCGCGCCGCGCCAGTCGGCCTCCAGGGCGGCGGCGGCCAGCCCGGCCCCGGCCAGGGCGTCACGGTCCAGGCGCAGGCGGGGGTCGGCGCGCAGGGTGCCGCGCCCCACGGCGGCGGCCAGTTGCGCGGCCAGGGCGCGCGGCCCTTCCAGCAGCACGCCCCAGCCGGCCCCTTCCAGGTCGGCCAGCGCCCCGGCAAGGCGGGCGTGGGGGTCGCCGCGTTCGGCGTGCAGGCGCACAAGGCGGGCGTCGGGACGCTCGGGAGAAGGGCGATCAGTCATGGTGCCTATTGTGCCGCACCTGGGGGCCAGTGCGCCGGGCGGTAAGTGCAGTCGCCCGCCCCGGCCAGAGCGCGTAGGGTGAACGTATGCGCGCCCTTCTGTTGTCTGCCCTCCTGCTGGCCACGCCGGCCGCCGCCCAGAGCACGGTCCCAACTGTCCCAGCGCCGGCGGGCCCCGCTGCCGCCACGCCCACGCTGCTGATCACGGCCCCGGTGGGCACCACCGTGGAACAGCGCCTGACGATCAGCACCCGCATGACGCTCAAGGAGATCAAGGTTGAGGCCCTGCCCGGCCAGCGCCTGAGCGCGCAGGAGGTGGAGCAGACACGGCAGACCTTCTCGAAGGCGCTGTCCGGTCGGAACACGCAGGAGACCGGCAAGCTCTTTACGCGCGTGACCAGCCGGAGTGCTGACGGACGCGTGGGGCTGTTGCAGACCTTTCTTCAGAACATACCGGGGCAAAAAGAGCCCATCAGCTTCCGCATCACGCAGAGCCTGACCCCGGACGGCCAGAGCGAAGGGCTCAAGTTTACCAGCGATGACGCCCTCCTGAACGAGATCTTTAGCCGGATGAACCTTGAGGACTTGCAGCGTATGGCGGCCCAGAATGGCAGTTCAGTGGCGAGCACTGGTCAGGCCCTGGTCCCCGGACAGGTCGAGGAAGAGACCATGGAGATGCCCACACAGGATCTTCTGGCGTCGATGTTTGGGCCAGTGCTGGGCGAGGAAGCGCTGCTCAGGGCCAGTCCCATGAAGATCGTCAGCCGCACCGTATACACCGGGCAGAACGCTGCCGGATTCCATCAGTTTCAGACCCAGAGCGTGTTCAGCGACTGGCGCTTTGAACTGGGCGAGCCACTTCCCATGAGCGCCGCCCTCCTGAACGCCACCACCAATGGCACGCACTCGGTTCGCCCAGACGGCCTGCCCGGCGCCAGCCAGGACACCACGCGCATGACCCTTCAGCTGAGCATCGTGAGCGACAAAGCGCGCGTCAATGTCGCCTTCGAGCAGGAAAGGACGATCAGGGTCGAGAACCGCTAAGCCTGACGTCGCTGATGACCGCCCGTTGAGCCTCTCGTCATCTGGTAGCTGAAGCTGACCGGCGCCGTCCGCGCGCCGGTCACGTCCACAGAGCCCTCCAATCCCCGCCCGCGTTTCTGAGCGCGCGGGGGCCTGCCTTCATGTTGGCGGCCCAACCTGAGAGCTTTCTCCTTGAGGGGTGGGGTGCTCTCTGGGCACAATGCCCGGCGTTGGCGAAATCTTTCCCCCTCGTCCTCGCCGGGTCGCCCTTCCTCCGGGCGTCCGGCCCGCAGGCCCCTCTGCGCTGCGGAAAGGAGAGCTTCATGCGTTACGCCTTGCTGAGTACCACCACCATTGCCCTTGTGGCCACCGTCTCCCCTGCCCACGCCGCCACCCTGACCTGGCAGAACCTGCGCCAGGGCGACAGCGGGCGCGACGTAACCACCCTGCAGTACCTGCTGCGCGAAGCGGGCCAGACTGTGGATGTGGACGGCATTTTTGGCAGCGGCACGAACACGGCCGTGCGCAATTTCCAGGCGGCCCGGGGCCTGAGCGTGGACGGCATCGTGGGCGGCAACACCTGGGAGGCCCTGATTAAAACGGTCCGCCAGGGCGACAACAACAACGCCGTGCGGGCGCTGCAGGACCAGCTGCGCAGTGGCTACGGGTACAGCAGCGTGACGGTGGACGGCGCGTTTGGCCCGGCCACCAACACCGCCGTGCGCGATTTTCAGACCAAGCGTGGACTGACCGTGGACGGCATCGTGGGACTGAATACCTGGCAGGAACTGGTCACGGGAGCCAGCACGGCGCCCAGTGGCACGACCGCCAGTCTGGCCAGCCAGATTCTGAACAGCAGCCGCATCACCCTGGGCACCAGCAGTTCCACGACAAACGGCAGTCCCCGGCAGAACATGACCGACGCCGCCGCCGGTCGCCTGGTCACGCGCGGGTGTAACAGCAATGTGAACTGCGGCCTGCAGGTGGCCCTGAAGCGCTCCATGCTGGAAGGCGTGCTGAGCATGGCCAACGCCGGGAACTCGTTTTTTATCACCTCGGTGGCGGGCGGCCGGCACTCCACCAATTCGGACCATTACGCGGGGCTGGCGATTGACATTGGCATCTGGAACGGCACCAGCCTGAGTACCCCCAACAGCGCCCACACCGCCGCGCGCAACGCGTGTATTGCAGCGGGCAGTGACCCCAGTCAGACGTTTAACGCCTACAACGATTCCAGTGGCGGGCACAACAACCACGTCCACTGCGCCTGGAACTGAAGCTCAGCGCTGCCGCTTTTGTTGACCCTCTCCCCTTCGCAGGAGGGGGTTTTGCGCTGCAAGGGGTGAGGGGAGAGCCGCCGCCCCAAACGCCCGGCCCCTTACAAACCTCCGCCCGCAAAGGCGCCATGCTGGGAAACCACGGAGGACCATCTATGGCGCGCGTCACGCGGTACAGCAAATTTGAGGGCGAACTGGATCAGCTGGACTCCAGCGAGCTGATGCAGATGATTCAGGAAGCGCTGCTGGGCCAGGGCATGAACGACCCTTACGACCCCGATCCCAACGCGCGCCCCAGCATGGACGACCTGTTCGACGCCATTCTGGAAGCCCTGGCCGAACGCAACATGATTCCCGAAGAGCAGCTGCTAGAAGCCATGCAGGCCGACGACATCCATGAAACGGCGCTGGGCCAGCAGATTCAGCGCCTGATGGAGCGCCTTCAGCAGGACGGCTTTATCCGCAGGGAATTTGAAGATGGAGAGGGCGGCGGCCAGGGCGACCCCGGCGAGGCCACCTTTCAGCTGACCGACAAGAGCATTGACTTTCTGGGCTATAAGAGCCTGCGCGACCTGATGGGGGGGCTGGGCCGGTCCAGCGCGGGCGCCCACGACACCCGCGAGTACGCCAGCGGCGTGGAAATGACCGGCGAGCTGAAGAACTACGAGTTCGGGGACACCATGAACCTCGACACCACCGCCACGCTGGGCAACGTGATTTCCAAGGGCTTTGACAACCTGGAAGAATCCGACCTCGTGATCCGGCAGGCGGAGTACAACTCGTCCGCAGCGACGATTGTGCTGCTCGACTGCTCTCACTCCATGATCCTGTACGGCGAGGACCGCTTTACCCCCGCCAAGCAGGTGGCCCTGGCGCTGGCCCACCTGATCCGCACCCAGTACCCCGGCGACACCGTGAAGTTCGTGCTGTTTCACGACTCGGCCGAGGAAGTGCCGGTGGGCAAACTGGCGCAGGCCCAGATTGGCCCGTACCACACGAACACGGCGGGCGGCCTGCGGCTGGCCCAGCAGCTCTTGAAGCGCGAGAACAAGGATATGAAGCAGATCGTGATGATCACCGACGGCAAGCCCTCGGCCCTCACGCTGCCGGACGGGCGCATCTATAAAAACGCCTATGGCCTGGACCCCTACGTGCTGGGCGCTACCCTGCGAGAGGTCGCCAACTGCCGCCGCAGCGGCATTCAGGTCAACACCTTCATGCTGGCCCGCGACCCGGAATTGGTGGGCTTTGTGCGCCGTGTCAGCGAGATGACGCGGGGCAAGGCGTACTTCACCACGCCGCAGAACATTGGCCAGTACGTGCTGATGGATTTCGTGACGAACAAGACGAAACTGGTGAACTGAGGCAGATGGCGGATGGCCTCTAGCAGATGGCTCGGGAGACCGGGCCATTCGCCTTCTGGCCGCATCTGTGGTCTCGCTTGGCCCCCAATCCCGGTACGCTGAGGCGTGCGCCGACTTCTGCCGCTTCTGCTTTGCCCGCTGCTGGGCGCCTGTGGTCTGGTTCCGCTGCCCGAGGTAGAGGGGCGGGACTTCTACTTTGTGAACACGGTGCCCAACTTGCAGCCGCATGAGGTGGCTTACATGGACACCAATCAGCTGGATTACCTGACCCTGCCGCCAGCGAAGTATCAGCGCGTCACGATGGACGCCGTGTTGGTGCCCAGCGGCCCCATTCCCGAGGCCAGGGTGCAGATTTTTGCCTCGCCCACGCGGCCAGATTGCCCTACGGTGGCGCCCCCAGCCGACAACCCGGGCGACCTGGGCAGCGCCCTGCGGTGTAGTGGCCCCGCTGGTGGTCAGCAGCTGACCGAGGTGGCCCTCAAACGGGGCACGGCGACGCCCATTCACC
Proteins encoded in this window:
- a CDS encoding vWA domain-containing protein; the protein is MARVTRYSKFEGELDQLDSSELMQMIQEALLGQGMNDPYDPDPNARPSMDDLFDAILEALAERNMIPEEQLLEAMQADDIHETALGQQIQRLMERLQQDGFIRREFEDGEGGGQGDPGEATFQLTDKSIDFLGYKSLRDLMGGLGRSSAGAHDTREYASGVEMTGELKNYEFGDTMNLDTTATLGNVISKGFDNLEESDLVIRQAEYNSSAATIVLLDCSHSMILYGEDRFTPAKQVALALAHLIRTQYPGDTVKFVLFHDSAEEVPVGKLAQAQIGPYHTNTAGGLRLAQQLLKRENKDMKQIVMITDGKPSALTLPDGRIYKNAYGLDPYVLGATLREVANCRRSGIQVNTFMLARDPELVGFVRRVSEMTRGKAYFTTPQNIGQYVLMDFVTNKTKLVN
- a CDS encoding peptidoglycan-binding domain-containing protein → MRYALLSTTTIALVATVSPAHAATLTWQNLRQGDSGRDVTTLQYLLREAGQTVDVDGIFGSGTNTAVRNFQAARGLSVDGIVGGNTWEALIKTVRQGDNNNAVRALQDQLRSGYGYSSVTVDGAFGPATNTAVRDFQTKRGLTVDGIVGLNTWQELVTGASTAPSGTTASLASQILNSSRITLGTSSSTTNGSPRQNMTDAAAGRLVTRGCNSNVNCGLQVALKRSMLEGVLSMANAGNSFFITSVAGGRHSTNSDHYAGLAIDIGIWNGTSLSTPNSAHTAARNACIAAGSDPSQTFNAYNDSSGGHNNHVHCAWN
- a CDS encoding HRDC domain-containing protein; amino-acid sequence: MTDRPSPERPDARLVRLHAERGDPHARLAGALADLEGAGWGVLLEGPRALAAQLAAAVGRGTLRADPRLRLDRDALAGAGLAAAALEADWRGAQAVWLLEPGPEDLERARRAGVPVIVDATLAPGSEWFSRGAAYVTYRDSVTLTGHGDAPLCALFGAGEVRAPVGAPPSDLNVALALRDVATLPLRLARAARTASALAERLGGAAQTAGPTALLLAPDAVADTNAPLGGVLLAARSVSGGVLLTPGLEDLGRALALLRPEGRQEGQEDRAQGREPARHGERPEAQSAERRDFRGGRRGGQDRGRDLRRGDRDRPDRVEGERPDRSQPDRPAPDRALSDRPGPDREPPQRVTFEAPVPNLTLTPLPTPPAQEVTEEVWEPEIVFSDSPAPAHAPLPIPVSGGPDAPEQPAGLPDVHHLDEGGQDPALGEAQQDTAPAASHAPPARADERPAAPAPQPAPAAEPAPVMLPPDLPGGKEDPAAGLTDEQAAVYARLREWRNAEAKRQEISRFIVASNATLAEIARRVPYTEADLRAVRGMGPERLRKYGQKILEVVRG